From Epinephelus lanceolatus isolate andai-2023 chromosome 5, ASM4190304v1, whole genome shotgun sequence, the proteins below share one genomic window:
- the fnbp4 gene encoding formin-binding protein 4 isoform X1 translates to MGKKSRLTGGAVGRRTILQLSPPGLRSGNAGEREEAPSGSDDEQEGDGLRFVRLPNMKTPAVKATEGLSLLGAYEDSDEEDAGDSQPSTANSQHNQSADIDSTLANFMAEIDAITTQPSSDDAASHPTVPHTAPPRPEVNTQQPAASEGQNQQSTEFEYNTEYSLAGVGVEMGDWQEVWDENSGCHYYWNTLTNEVSWELPHYLADQVQSLGHYANSSSVNGNGTVHAAYNTTENAASAAAPPSTKETKVKEVIESVVGLTSEEEERRGVAASLLGPLIPSEVKEAEEKWRKRLLKGLDETENSLDSDGEGVRPVGSPSTPLRDPDPVPIVQKDPGAKKQSRDNSDAEEETEEDTMELELALERKKAELRALEEGDGSAGGSSPCSETSQEASGSRGVLVKKNRWKAVFPSAPSPDSNSRSSDIQDSTETAPSKVLESVAEGEDKEMDDSEEKAVTKPPGKEDIETAELKVETPELKFQIGELANTLTNKMEFLGINKKAISNFQFLLLQTETRIADWREGALNGVYLRRRLQEAAEHIKYYELNATPKGWSCHWDREHRRYFYVNDRTSASQWEFPKEDDKEDDLKGSQGSQLQTSSRGDTKTAPASAVGVTGLSSFPSAAPPAPPQPSASTLWFPPQPPLPDSPPPPAHYPPPPPLPPGSPPPPPPPPDSDGEIMEVEMEMDDDNDGEPPAPGTEEDGSGRPPLPPGTASVKITETLGSLGKGQKRKASQLSKAITIGSSPILYTQPAVSAAPLMSAAAYWGVPAVAAPLVPCEPPAPPVPALPPQPPLPPSQPPFEPPGAKAVPTDKIKKVKKDKSKKSKIKMPSLVKKWQSIQKELDEEEKSSSSDEDRDQLNKKSIEEWKQQQLVTGKASKNANFEALPDNWRDRLKKRKMANST, encoded by the exons ATGGGTAAGAAAAGTCGCCTCACAGGAGGAGCAGTCGGTCGGAGAACGATCCTGCAGCTTTCACCTCCCGGGCTCCGCAGTGGGAATGCCGGAGAGAGGGAAGAAGCACCGTCGGGATCCGATG ATGAACAGGAAGGTGATGGACTCAGATTCGTGAGACTCCCAAACATGAAGACTCCCGCAGTAAAGGCCACAG AGGGCTTGTCCCTGCTCGGAGCCTATGAGGATAGTGATGAAGAGGATGCTGGAGACAGTCAGCCTTCTACTGCTAACTCTCAACACAACCAGTCAGCTGACATCGACAGTACATTGGCCAATTTCATGGCT GAAATCGATGCAATCACCACTCAGCCAAGTTCAGATGATGCCGCATCTCATCCTACGGTCCCACATACCGCCCCACCCAGACCTGAGGTTAACACTCAGCAGCCAGCCGCAAGTGAAGGACAGAACCAACAAAGCACAGAGTTTGAGTACAATACTGAGTACTCACTTGCTGGAG TGGGTGTAGAGATGGGAGACTGGCAGGAGGTTTGGGATGAGAACTCAGGCTGCCACTACTACTGGAACACTCTGACAAATGAGGTTTCCTGGGAGCTGCCACACTATCTAGCTGATCAGGTGCAAAGCCTGGGGCACTACGCCAACAG cTCTAGTGTCAATGGCAATGGCACAGTGCATGCAGCTTATAACACCACAGAAAATGCTGCATCTGCTGCAGCTCCGCCATCGACGAAAGAAACCAAAGTGAAG gaGGTGATTGAGAGTGTTGTAGGCCTCACAAGTGAAGAGGAGGAGCGCCGTGGAGTGGCTGCGTCTCTGCTTGGTCCTCTGATCCCCTCTGAAGTGAAGGAAGCAGaagaaaaatggagaaaaagacTGCTGAAAGGCTTGGATGAGACTGAAAACAGTTTGGATTCTGATGGAGAAGGTGTTCGCCCTGTGGGATCGCCCTCTACTCCTCTGCGGGACCCTGACCCAGTCCCCATTGTCCAGAAAGACCCTGGTGCCAAGAAGCAGTCGAGAGACAACTCAGACgctgaggaggagacagaggaggacacAATGGAGCTGGAACTGGCTCTGGAGCGGAAAAAG GCTGAGCTCCGGGCACTGGAGGAGGGTGATGGGAGCGCAGGGGGCTCCAGTCCTTGCTCTGAGACAAGCCAAGAAGCCTCTGGTTCTCGTGGCGTTCTAGTGAAGAAAAACAGATGGAAGGCTGTCTTCCCCAGTGCTCCTAGCCCCGACTCTAACAGCAGAAGCTCAGACATAcaagacagcacagagacag CACCTTCTAAAGTCCTAGAGAGCGTTGCAGAAGGAGAGGACAAGGAAATGGATGATTCTGAAGAAAAAGCAGTTACAAAACCTCCGGGAAAAGAAGACATTGAAACAGCTGAGCTCAAAGTGGAAACACCTGAGCTCAAG TTTCAGATTGGAGAACTGGCCAACACCTTAACCAACAAGATGGAGTTCCTGGGAATTAACAAAAAGGCGATCTCAAACTTTCAGTTTCTTCTGCTACAAACTGAG acTCGGATTGCTGACTGGAGGGAAGGCGCTCTGAATGGGGTCTATCTTCGCCGCAGGCTTCAGGAAGCTGCCGAACACATAAAATATTACGAACTTAACGCCACCCCTAAAGGCTGGTCCTGCCACTGGGACAG AGAGCACAGGCGGTATTTCTATGTGAACGACCGGACCAGTGCCTCCCAGTGGGAATTCCCAAAAGAGGATGACAAGGAGGACGACCTGAAAGGCAGCCAAGGTAGCCAGTTACAGACTTCTAGTCGAGGGGACACCAAAACAGcgcctgcatctgctgttgggGTCACAG gatTGTCTTCTTTTCCATCTGCAGCCCCACCAGCACCTCCTCAGCCCAGTGCAtcaaccctctggttcccaccTCAACCTCCTCTTCCTGACagcccacctccacctgcacacTACCCCCCGCCTCCACCTCTACCCCCTGgctcacctcctccacctcctccaccgcCTGACAGCGATGGAGAGATCATGGAggtggagatggagatggatgATGATAACGACGGGGAGCCTCCAGCCCCTGGAACGGAGGAAGACGGCAGCGGGAGGCCTCCTTTACCTCCGGGCACTGCTAGCGTGAAG ATTACGGAGACGTTGGGATCCTTGGGGAAGGGTCAGAAACGTAAAGCCAGTCAGCTGAGTAAAGCCATTACTATTGGCAGCAGTCCCATTCTCTACACTCAGCCTGCTGTCAGCGCAG CTCCTCTAATGTCAGCAGCTGCCTACTGGGGTGTGCCGGCTGTCGCTGCCCCTTTGGTCCCCTGTGAACCTCCTGCCCCACCTGTACCTGCCCTGCCTCCTCAACCACCACTGCCACCATCCCAGCCGCCCTTTGAACCTCCTGGAGCCAAAGCTGTGCCCACAGACAAGATCAAGAAAGTGAAAAAGGATAAG TCAAAGAAGAGTAAGATCAAAATGCCTTCCCTGGTGAAGAAGTGGCAGAGCATCCAGAAGGAGTTggatgaagaggagaagagCAGCTCCAGCGACGAGGACAGAGATCAGCTCAACAAAAAGAGTATCGAGGAATGGAAGCAACAGCAGCTCGTAAC AGGGAAAGCATCCAAGAATGCCAACTTTGAGGCACTTCCTGATAATTGGCGGGACCGACTGAAGAAACGGAAGATGGCGAACAGCACGTAA
- the fnbp4 gene encoding formin-binding protein 4 isoform X2 → MGKKSRLTGGAVGRRTILQLSPPGLRSGNAGEREEAPSGSDDEQEGDGLRFVRLPNMKTPAVKATEGLSLLGAYEDSDEEDAGDSQPSTANSQHNQSADIDSTLANFMAEIDAITTQPSSDDAASHPTVPHTAPPRPEVNTQQPAASEGQNQQSTEFEYNTEYSLAGVGVEMGDWQEVWDENSGCHYYWNTLTNEVSWELPHYLADQVQSLGHYANSSSVNGNGTVHAAYNTTENAASAAAPPSTKETKVKEVIESVVGLTSEEEERRGVAASLLGPLIPSEVKEAEEKWRKRLLKGLDETENSLDSDGEGVRPVGSPSTPLRDPDPVPIVQKDPGAKKQSRDNSDAEEETEEDTMELELALERKKAELRALEEGDGSAGGSSPCSETSQEASGSRGVLVKKNRWKAVFPSAPSPDSNSRSSDIQDSTETAPSKVLESVAEGEDKEMDDSEEKAVTKPPGKEDIETAELKVETPELKFQIGELANTLTNKMEFLGINKKAISNFQFLLLQTETRIADWREGALNGVYLRRRLQEAAEHIKYYELNATPKGWSCHWDREHRRYFYVNDRTSASQWEFPKEDDKEDDLKGSQGSQLQTSSRGDTKTAPASAVGVTAPPAPPQPSASTLWFPPQPPLPDSPPPPAHYPPPPPLPPGSPPPPPPPPDSDGEIMEVEMEMDDDNDGEPPAPGTEEDGSGRPPLPPGTASVKITETLGSLGKGQKRKASQLSKAITIGSSPILYTQPAVSAAPLMSAAAYWGVPAVAAPLVPCEPPAPPVPALPPQPPLPPSQPPFEPPGAKAVPTDKIKKVKKDKSKKSKIKMPSLVKKWQSIQKELDEEEKSSSSDEDRDQLNKKSIEEWKQQQLVTGKASKNANFEALPDNWRDRLKKRKMANST, encoded by the exons ATGGGTAAGAAAAGTCGCCTCACAGGAGGAGCAGTCGGTCGGAGAACGATCCTGCAGCTTTCACCTCCCGGGCTCCGCAGTGGGAATGCCGGAGAGAGGGAAGAAGCACCGTCGGGATCCGATG ATGAACAGGAAGGTGATGGACTCAGATTCGTGAGACTCCCAAACATGAAGACTCCCGCAGTAAAGGCCACAG AGGGCTTGTCCCTGCTCGGAGCCTATGAGGATAGTGATGAAGAGGATGCTGGAGACAGTCAGCCTTCTACTGCTAACTCTCAACACAACCAGTCAGCTGACATCGACAGTACATTGGCCAATTTCATGGCT GAAATCGATGCAATCACCACTCAGCCAAGTTCAGATGATGCCGCATCTCATCCTACGGTCCCACATACCGCCCCACCCAGACCTGAGGTTAACACTCAGCAGCCAGCCGCAAGTGAAGGACAGAACCAACAAAGCACAGAGTTTGAGTACAATACTGAGTACTCACTTGCTGGAG TGGGTGTAGAGATGGGAGACTGGCAGGAGGTTTGGGATGAGAACTCAGGCTGCCACTACTACTGGAACACTCTGACAAATGAGGTTTCCTGGGAGCTGCCACACTATCTAGCTGATCAGGTGCAAAGCCTGGGGCACTACGCCAACAG cTCTAGTGTCAATGGCAATGGCACAGTGCATGCAGCTTATAACACCACAGAAAATGCTGCATCTGCTGCAGCTCCGCCATCGACGAAAGAAACCAAAGTGAAG gaGGTGATTGAGAGTGTTGTAGGCCTCACAAGTGAAGAGGAGGAGCGCCGTGGAGTGGCTGCGTCTCTGCTTGGTCCTCTGATCCCCTCTGAAGTGAAGGAAGCAGaagaaaaatggagaaaaagacTGCTGAAAGGCTTGGATGAGACTGAAAACAGTTTGGATTCTGATGGAGAAGGTGTTCGCCCTGTGGGATCGCCCTCTACTCCTCTGCGGGACCCTGACCCAGTCCCCATTGTCCAGAAAGACCCTGGTGCCAAGAAGCAGTCGAGAGACAACTCAGACgctgaggaggagacagaggaggacacAATGGAGCTGGAACTGGCTCTGGAGCGGAAAAAG GCTGAGCTCCGGGCACTGGAGGAGGGTGATGGGAGCGCAGGGGGCTCCAGTCCTTGCTCTGAGACAAGCCAAGAAGCCTCTGGTTCTCGTGGCGTTCTAGTGAAGAAAAACAGATGGAAGGCTGTCTTCCCCAGTGCTCCTAGCCCCGACTCTAACAGCAGAAGCTCAGACATAcaagacagcacagagacag CACCTTCTAAAGTCCTAGAGAGCGTTGCAGAAGGAGAGGACAAGGAAATGGATGATTCTGAAGAAAAAGCAGTTACAAAACCTCCGGGAAAAGAAGACATTGAAACAGCTGAGCTCAAAGTGGAAACACCTGAGCTCAAG TTTCAGATTGGAGAACTGGCCAACACCTTAACCAACAAGATGGAGTTCCTGGGAATTAACAAAAAGGCGATCTCAAACTTTCAGTTTCTTCTGCTACAAACTGAG acTCGGATTGCTGACTGGAGGGAAGGCGCTCTGAATGGGGTCTATCTTCGCCGCAGGCTTCAGGAAGCTGCCGAACACATAAAATATTACGAACTTAACGCCACCCCTAAAGGCTGGTCCTGCCACTGGGACAG AGAGCACAGGCGGTATTTCTATGTGAACGACCGGACCAGTGCCTCCCAGTGGGAATTCCCAAAAGAGGATGACAAGGAGGACGACCTGAAAGGCAGCCAAGGTAGCCAGTTACAGACTTCTAGTCGAGGGGACACCAAAACAGcgcctgcatctgctgttgggGTCACAG CCCCACCAGCACCTCCTCAGCCCAGTGCAtcaaccctctggttcccaccTCAACCTCCTCTTCCTGACagcccacctccacctgcacacTACCCCCCGCCTCCACCTCTACCCCCTGgctcacctcctccacctcctccaccgcCTGACAGCGATGGAGAGATCATGGAggtggagatggagatggatgATGATAACGACGGGGAGCCTCCAGCCCCTGGAACGGAGGAAGACGGCAGCGGGAGGCCTCCTTTACCTCCGGGCACTGCTAGCGTGAAG ATTACGGAGACGTTGGGATCCTTGGGGAAGGGTCAGAAACGTAAAGCCAGTCAGCTGAGTAAAGCCATTACTATTGGCAGCAGTCCCATTCTCTACACTCAGCCTGCTGTCAGCGCAG CTCCTCTAATGTCAGCAGCTGCCTACTGGGGTGTGCCGGCTGTCGCTGCCCCTTTGGTCCCCTGTGAACCTCCTGCCCCACCTGTACCTGCCCTGCCTCCTCAACCACCACTGCCACCATCCCAGCCGCCCTTTGAACCTCCTGGAGCCAAAGCTGTGCCCACAGACAAGATCAAGAAAGTGAAAAAGGATAAG TCAAAGAAGAGTAAGATCAAAATGCCTTCCCTGGTGAAGAAGTGGCAGAGCATCCAGAAGGAGTTggatgaagaggagaagagCAGCTCCAGCGACGAGGACAGAGATCAGCTCAACAAAAAGAGTATCGAGGAATGGAAGCAACAGCAGCTCGTAAC AGGGAAAGCATCCAAGAATGCCAACTTTGAGGCACTTCCTGATAATTGGCGGGACCGACTGAAGAAACGGAAGATGGCGAACAGCACGTAA
- the LOC117261691 gene encoding seipin-like gives MYEHKDPPRRQQAEGGTAAQTRTRARSGPETMGSAMAPVLHWLHDVAAVTLLKARRTLFQAGVLFCVLVLLLWVSIFLYGSFYYSYMPTVSFSTPVHFYYTSDCDTSESTLCSFPTANISFMKNDRDQVMANGQPYRVSLELEMPESPVNENLGMFMIKMSCYTKGGKTVSSVGRSTMLHYRSSLLQTLSTLLFSPVLLTGMAEQKQLIEVELFSEYRTNAYQPSVGAVIEIQSKRVQIYSSQLRIHAYFTGIRYVLYNFPLTSAVIGVATNFAFLSVIVLFSYLQFIWGGIWPPDQVRVRVMIGDNTRMQQRREEARKRMERENSQKELSAPQVIGSVNEASDLQGNDTVAESTSKKSSENPDASEADAPDTKEEEGSHDSKEPEERDDSDMFDGCQLPQQGETSLRQRPGPWMSL, from the coding sequence ATGTATGAACATAAAGACCCACCACGGAGGCAGCAGGCAGAAGGAGGGACAGCTGCCCAAACCAGGACCAGAGCAAGGTCCGGACCAGAAACGATGGGGAGTGCAATGGCACCGGTTCTACACTGGCTCCACGATGTGGCAGCCGTGACTCTTCTCAAGGCCCGGCGGACTTTATTCCAGGCTGGTGTCCTGTTTTGCGTCCTGGTTCTGCTCCTCTGGGTGTCTATCTTTCTCTATGGGAGCTTCTATTACTCCTACATGCCCACTGTGAGCTTCTCCACCCCTGTGCACTTCTACTACACCTCTGATTGTGACACCTCAGAGTCAACACTTTGCTCATTCCCCACAGCCAACATCTCCTTCATGAAGAATGACAGGGACCAAGTGATGGCCAACGGTCAGCCTTATCGAGTGTCTTTGGAGTTGGAGATGCCAGAGTCTCCAGTGAATGAAAACCTGGGTATGTTCATGATCAAGATGTCTTGTTACACCAAGGGTGGGAAGACTGTCTCATCAGTGGGCCGGTCTACAATGCTGCATTACCGCTCCAGCCTTCTGCAGACCCTCAGTACTTTGCTGTTCTCGCCTGTCCTTCTGACTGGGATGGCCGAGCAGAAGCAGCTCATAGAAGTTGAGCTCTTCTCAGAGTACAGGACGAATGCTTATCAACCTTCTGTCGGTGCTGTCATTGAGATCCAGTCCAAACGAGTGCAGATCTACTCCTCTCAACTCCGCATCCATGCTTACTTCACTGGTATAAGATATGTTCTGTACAACTTCCCCCTGACTTCTGCAGTGATCGGCGTGGCCACCAACTTCGCCTTCCTGAGTGTCATTGTGCTGTTCAGCTACCTGCAGTTCATATGGGGCGGCATCTGGCCTCCAGACCAAGTGAGAGTCAGGGTTATGATTGGGGACAACACCCGcatgcagcagaggagagaggaggctcgGAAGCGCATGGAGAGGGAAAATTCTCAAAAGGAACTTAGCGCTCCTCAAGTGATTGGATCTGTGAATGAGGCGTCTGATCTCCAAGGAAATGACACGGTGGCGGAGTCAACGTCAAAGAAATCCTCAGAAAACCCAGATGCCTCTGAGGCTGATGCACCAGAtacaaaggaggaggaggggtctCATGACTCTAAGGAGCCTGAGGAGAGAGATGACTCCGACATGTTCGATGGATGCCAGCTTCCACAGCAGGGTGAGACATCACTCCGACAGAGACCTGGTCCGTGGATGAGCCTGTGA
- the lrrc10 gene encoding leucine-rich repeat-containing protein 10, producing the protein MGNAMRGVIAFIPSERCQRFLVGDLKEMPLDRTLDLSSRQLRRMPAAACVFNELVKLYLSDNNLSSLPAELQGLKKLQLLALDFNCFEELPAAVCRLPQLSILYLGNNRLYRLPKELRELKELSTLWLETNCFTVFPKVVCELSNLKTLHLGYNQIQSLPKELGGLEELRSIWLAGNQLTAFPPVLLEMHLLAVIDVDRNRIRYFPGLSHMQGLKLVIYDHNPCVNAPAVAEGVRRVGRWADSSDDEQEDDGSKAVNETTAEVTEVQQEEEHNI; encoded by the coding sequence ATGGGTAACGCCATGCGAGGCGTCATCGCCTTCATTCCCTCAGAGCGCTGCCAACGCTTCCTAGTGGGGGACCTGAAGGAAATGCCCCTCGATCGGACCCTGGACCTGAGCAGCCGGCAGTTGCGTCGGATGCCTGCTGCTGCCTGCGTGTTCAATGAGCTGGTGAAGCTCTacctgagtgacaacaacctcaGCAGCTTACCGGCTGAGCTGCAGGGCCTGAAGAAGCTGCAGCTCCTGGCGCTTGACTTTAACTGCTTTGAAGAGCTCCCTGCAGCTGTGTGCAGATTGCCCCAGCTCAGCATCCTTTACCTGGGTAACAACAGGCTCTACCGCCTCCCCAAGGAACTGAGAGAGCTCAAGGAACTCAGTACGCTGTGGCTGGAGACTAATTGCTTCACTGTCTTCCCTAAGGTGGTTTGTGAGCTCTCTAATCTCAAGACCCTACATCTTGGTTATAACCAGATACAGAGTTTACCAAAAGAGCTTGGAGGGCTGGAGGAGTTAAGAAGTATCTGGCTTGCTGGGAACCAGCTGACAGCGTTCCCTCCAGTGTTGCTGGAAATGCACTTACTAGCTGTCATTGATGTGGATCGGAACAGAATACGCTACTTCCCAGGCCTGTCTCACATGCAGGGGTTGAAACTTGTCATCTATGACCACAACCCCTGTGTTAATGCCCCGGCAGTGGCTGAAGGAGTCAGAAGAGTCGGGCGCTGGGCGGACAGCTCAGATGATGAGCAGGAAGATGACGGGTCAAAAGCAGTGAATGAGACTACAGCAGAGGTCACAGAAGTGCAACAGGAGGAGGAGCACAACATTTAG
- the fnbp4 gene encoding formin-binding protein 4 isoform X3, with the protein MDEQEGDGLRFVRLPNMKTPAVKATEGLSLLGAYEDSDEEDAGDSQPSTANSQHNQSADIDSTLANFMAEIDAITTQPSSDDAASHPTVPHTAPPRPEVNTQQPAASEGQNQQSTEFEYNTEYSLAGVGVEMGDWQEVWDENSGCHYYWNTLTNEVSWELPHYLADQVQSLGHYANSSSVNGNGTVHAAYNTTENAASAAAPPSTKETKVKEVIESVVGLTSEEEERRGVAASLLGPLIPSEVKEAEEKWRKRLLKGLDETENSLDSDGEGVRPVGSPSTPLRDPDPVPIVQKDPGAKKQSRDNSDAEEETEEDTMELELALERKKAELRALEEGDGSAGGSSPCSETSQEASGSRGVLVKKNRWKAVFPSAPSPDSNSRSSDIQDSTETAPSKVLESVAEGEDKEMDDSEEKAVTKPPGKEDIETAELKVETPELKFQIGELANTLTNKMEFLGINKKAISNFQFLLLQTETRIADWREGALNGVYLRRRLQEAAEHIKYYELNATPKGWSCHWDREHRRYFYVNDRTSASQWEFPKEDDKEDDLKGSQGSQLQTSSRGDTKTAPASAVGVTGLSSFPSAAPPAPPQPSASTLWFPPQPPLPDSPPPPAHYPPPPPLPPGSPPPPPPPPDSDGEIMEVEMEMDDDNDGEPPAPGTEEDGSGRPPLPPGTASVKITETLGSLGKGQKRKASQLSKAITIGSSPILYTQPAVSAAPLMSAAAYWGVPAVAAPLVPCEPPAPPVPALPPQPPLPPSQPPFEPPGAKAVPTDKIKKVKKDKSKKSKIKMPSLVKKWQSIQKELDEEEKSSSSDEDRDQLNKKSIEEWKQQQLVTGKASKNANFEALPDNWRDRLKKRKMANST; encoded by the exons ATGG ATGAACAGGAAGGTGATGGACTCAGATTCGTGAGACTCCCAAACATGAAGACTCCCGCAGTAAAGGCCACAG AGGGCTTGTCCCTGCTCGGAGCCTATGAGGATAGTGATGAAGAGGATGCTGGAGACAGTCAGCCTTCTACTGCTAACTCTCAACACAACCAGTCAGCTGACATCGACAGTACATTGGCCAATTTCATGGCT GAAATCGATGCAATCACCACTCAGCCAAGTTCAGATGATGCCGCATCTCATCCTACGGTCCCACATACCGCCCCACCCAGACCTGAGGTTAACACTCAGCAGCCAGCCGCAAGTGAAGGACAGAACCAACAAAGCACAGAGTTTGAGTACAATACTGAGTACTCACTTGCTGGAG TGGGTGTAGAGATGGGAGACTGGCAGGAGGTTTGGGATGAGAACTCAGGCTGCCACTACTACTGGAACACTCTGACAAATGAGGTTTCCTGGGAGCTGCCACACTATCTAGCTGATCAGGTGCAAAGCCTGGGGCACTACGCCAACAG cTCTAGTGTCAATGGCAATGGCACAGTGCATGCAGCTTATAACACCACAGAAAATGCTGCATCTGCTGCAGCTCCGCCATCGACGAAAGAAACCAAAGTGAAG gaGGTGATTGAGAGTGTTGTAGGCCTCACAAGTGAAGAGGAGGAGCGCCGTGGAGTGGCTGCGTCTCTGCTTGGTCCTCTGATCCCCTCTGAAGTGAAGGAAGCAGaagaaaaatggagaaaaagacTGCTGAAAGGCTTGGATGAGACTGAAAACAGTTTGGATTCTGATGGAGAAGGTGTTCGCCCTGTGGGATCGCCCTCTACTCCTCTGCGGGACCCTGACCCAGTCCCCATTGTCCAGAAAGACCCTGGTGCCAAGAAGCAGTCGAGAGACAACTCAGACgctgaggaggagacagaggaggacacAATGGAGCTGGAACTGGCTCTGGAGCGGAAAAAG GCTGAGCTCCGGGCACTGGAGGAGGGTGATGGGAGCGCAGGGGGCTCCAGTCCTTGCTCTGAGACAAGCCAAGAAGCCTCTGGTTCTCGTGGCGTTCTAGTGAAGAAAAACAGATGGAAGGCTGTCTTCCCCAGTGCTCCTAGCCCCGACTCTAACAGCAGAAGCTCAGACATAcaagacagcacagagacag CACCTTCTAAAGTCCTAGAGAGCGTTGCAGAAGGAGAGGACAAGGAAATGGATGATTCTGAAGAAAAAGCAGTTACAAAACCTCCGGGAAAAGAAGACATTGAAACAGCTGAGCTCAAAGTGGAAACACCTGAGCTCAAG TTTCAGATTGGAGAACTGGCCAACACCTTAACCAACAAGATGGAGTTCCTGGGAATTAACAAAAAGGCGATCTCAAACTTTCAGTTTCTTCTGCTACAAACTGAG acTCGGATTGCTGACTGGAGGGAAGGCGCTCTGAATGGGGTCTATCTTCGCCGCAGGCTTCAGGAAGCTGCCGAACACATAAAATATTACGAACTTAACGCCACCCCTAAAGGCTGGTCCTGCCACTGGGACAG AGAGCACAGGCGGTATTTCTATGTGAACGACCGGACCAGTGCCTCCCAGTGGGAATTCCCAAAAGAGGATGACAAGGAGGACGACCTGAAAGGCAGCCAAGGTAGCCAGTTACAGACTTCTAGTCGAGGGGACACCAAAACAGcgcctgcatctgctgttgggGTCACAG gatTGTCTTCTTTTCCATCTGCAGCCCCACCAGCACCTCCTCAGCCCAGTGCAtcaaccctctggttcccaccTCAACCTCCTCTTCCTGACagcccacctccacctgcacacTACCCCCCGCCTCCACCTCTACCCCCTGgctcacctcctccacctcctccaccgcCTGACAGCGATGGAGAGATCATGGAggtggagatggagatggatgATGATAACGACGGGGAGCCTCCAGCCCCTGGAACGGAGGAAGACGGCAGCGGGAGGCCTCCTTTACCTCCGGGCACTGCTAGCGTGAAG ATTACGGAGACGTTGGGATCCTTGGGGAAGGGTCAGAAACGTAAAGCCAGTCAGCTGAGTAAAGCCATTACTATTGGCAGCAGTCCCATTCTCTACACTCAGCCTGCTGTCAGCGCAG CTCCTCTAATGTCAGCAGCTGCCTACTGGGGTGTGCCGGCTGTCGCTGCCCCTTTGGTCCCCTGTGAACCTCCTGCCCCACCTGTACCTGCCCTGCCTCCTCAACCACCACTGCCACCATCCCAGCCGCCCTTTGAACCTCCTGGAGCCAAAGCTGTGCCCACAGACAAGATCAAGAAAGTGAAAAAGGATAAG TCAAAGAAGAGTAAGATCAAAATGCCTTCCCTGGTGAAGAAGTGGCAGAGCATCCAGAAGGAGTTggatgaagaggagaagagCAGCTCCAGCGACGAGGACAGAGATCAGCTCAACAAAAAGAGTATCGAGGAATGGAAGCAACAGCAGCTCGTAAC AGGGAAAGCATCCAAGAATGCCAACTTTGAGGCACTTCCTGATAATTGGCGGGACCGACTGAAGAAACGGAAGATGGCGAACAGCACGTAA